The genomic window GCACATTGTCACAGTGATCCATGAAGGCAGTCCAGCATGCACAGTACCAGGGTACTTAATAAGCAcatgataaaattataaaactATAGATTTCACCACATATACAAGTCTCTTGGATGAGTTTTTACATGAATCTTATGAATTGTCATTATGGTGCTTTGTGAGCACCCACTGTGTGGGGATCACTGAGCCGGATGATGCCACATTACCAAAACACTGCTAAGGTTTTTGTCTCCCCTACGCTCCATAGGGAGGAGCACATCCAGGCATTGCTGGCAGTGCGTGGTGATGCCAGCAGGGACATGCGCCAGATGATCATCGGGACTCTGAGTGAGAACAAAGTGTCCTACTCTGGTGTCACACAGCCCATCTTCAAAGACATCGCCGTGCCCACCATCACAATGACAACGATGACTACCATGACCTCCATGGCAACTGCAAAGCTGctcaaataaaactaataatcaTGACAGCATCTCCAGCCTTACCACCATCAGACACAataacataaacacatttctctttgtccATCCAAATACTGTTATCCCTATTAAACACAATTTgctgttttgtgtatgtgtttttctttccatcctAATCCCATGCCaatctcaacaaaaaataaaattgtactTGTTAAAACAGACTGACATGACTCCTTATTAGAGTTCAAAGCTTCACAGGAAGTGCCTCCTCACTTTTGCTTCTGTTCTTCgttctcttcatctttcttgcttttcattttacaCAACACAGATAACACTGGAATCAAAGTGGCTCCACACAAATGCCTGTCACTTAACCtgtgaattttatttatatttttcaatggTCAGTATCAAATAATGTCAAACAGTGACTAATTATCAGAATGGAGTTTTCACTGGTCATTGCACCCAGTTGATACAATTTGTAAATAAGAACACTGCAGTTAATAGTTGACTGTCCTAGCTCTCAATGATGACTACTTGGCACTATCATTTATTTCCCTTCACCACTGCAgcgaagtcaagtcagtaaattaaactgaaacaatGGCTGCCCAAGCCGCTGATCGTGGCACAGCCAAGGACGTGGAGCCTACTTGTGAGATTAAAGTTACCAGTGATGATCAGTATATGCTGAGGAGGCACAGTGAGATTTGGGTATGATGGTTCCTTACTGATTGCAGTGTTTTGTGTCCATTTCCTGCTGTGTCCAGTTGGTGGCAGTAACGTgcccacacacactttaaccACCGCCAACAAACCaccagagagggaagaagaactGGGAAACAACGCATCGTCTGATCCATAGATGCGATTTGAGGACCATTCACTGCCCACCATGAATAAACCTGTTTAGCGCATGTCTTACCCGATGTAACACCCCGCGCCTCTGTCCTATATTCCCGCTGAGGTCACAGACAACTACACTTGAATTTGGTAAGTATAGCATTGATAGCATAGCTAATGTAGCTAATGATGTTTACTGCTAAGCTAGCGCTCAGCTTGTGTTTGGTCCACTAATATCAGCAGCCAGCGCGACGAACAAAAGCGTTTCAGTGTGCTTATGTGCTCCGGTTGGAGTTGCTGAATGCAGTGTAATTCAAAGCTGTGCTGGTGATAAACCCCAGCTAGCCATACACTTGGTGGCTCTTTCTATTCATCGGCGTTagccaggcagcagcagcagcagcagcagcagccattcaGGGTCACAGGTAAACAAGCAGGCGCCACTCGGGAGGCTTGAGAGCAGAGGTCGGTGTTTCAGTCCGTCAGATGTGGTTTGTATTGAAAGGTGAATCTTACATTTGACACGTTGACGGTTGCCGTTGCTTTGAGTCAAACCAGGACGAAGACCTTGCTGTACGTCGGTGCCGTTATCCTTTTTGGCACAATCGTATCAGTGTGGAGCGTGCTCACTTAGAATAGCTGTTGATTAGCCTCCTAAACCAAGAGCTTCCTGCAGGAAATGCATGTCAATGCTGTCAGCAGTATGGCATAACACCTTGGCTGTCCCGCTTTTGTAAAACTGGAAATATGTATTTGCTGTTACAATAATTGCCCCTTTTGTAGCACATGCAGTACAGCTAATCCTTTGAGCGTTGTtggggggggctggagccagTCCCAGGTGAAATCGAATGAGAGGTGGGGGACAGGTTACCATCCTATCATTGGGCTGACAGAAACAACTATTCACGCTTGCTTTCATCTACAGAGTCTCCAGGTAACCTGCACTGTAAAGgcttattaattattattgataacaggcacaattcatcTAATAATTAAGACTGAactattgtaattaataatggtaacaatagtaatagttgttgtcctgaggttccggggtcagagatatctgaaatgagagagaaaaagagagagagggactatgggagtacaaagtgacaCAGTCAtcgacatgtattaaaataaataaatgattgtggggggggcagagagacagagataagtGGAGAAGTGTTTAGTGGATGAttggagttccccaagcagtctgAATGAGTTATCACAACAGCAATCTGGTCACATCTGATTTGGCATGGTGGACACAGTGTAAGATCCAGGCCACTAACCAGTGGTTTAGCACTGACAGTCATTTCAGTGCTGTGTTGGTGTACGGTGGACAGAAGCCATTTAAGGCAACTTTATGTGTAACATTTGtcagcagctctctgtgttttcaggtttcTCATCCACTCATCATGGTGGAATACTACCAGGTGTTAGGAGTGCGGAGGGATGCGTCTGCGGATGACATAAAGAAAGCGTGAGTTCATCATGTTTGAAAGATAATCTCAGCTGTGGAGCTCTGAAACAGTTCAGCACACATTGTAATAATAACTCAAAATGGGTCCCATTCAGACGTCTCTGATAcgagattttatttttgtctcatctgtctttgccatttcctctcctcctcttcttgccTCTGTACTCATACCTCTCTATGCTCTATCGTCCATCTGTAAGAGCAGAGCAAACTGCACTGGGTCATCTGTTATTACTATGTGTAATAGTACTAGTGTGGATGTGACTGTTCTTCTCTTAACAACTCACTGATTAATCCCGAGTAATATTTACAATTCACCTACTGACAGTTGTGCTAAAACTCTGACTGTCTGGTATATGTTCATTGCGCTTCCTTCTCCATGTTTCTGTAGCAGTAATGTCATACACCTGTAGACAGTGATAAGTGAACTGTGAGGCCTCTGTAACACTGAGATAAAATAATGCACAGTAATGCTGGACTGCATGCTCCTCTGTGTCCTATAATATAACTCCTGCAGTTTTTTAGCAACAGCTGAAGAAGCTGATATATATAACTTGAAACAGGTTTGCTATAATGGCAAACAGTAGGATCCttgaaagaaagacattttttatttgtacagcccatgtTCAAAATCACAATATGTCTCATATGGCTGAACAAGGTGCTacttcctctgttcttaaccctcaacaagggTAAGGAAAAGCTACTAAAAACcctattaacaggggaaaaaaacctaGAAACCCCAGAGAGGGTGACacgtgagggatccctctcccagggcCGACAGAGATACAATAGATGTGGCTGAACACCTctacaaaattacaatatttacaacattgatataagaagaaacaacatttgaaggttcagtgtgtaagattttggtgaaagggatctattggcagaaattgaatgtgtAATAATCCTCAGGATgttctaaattgtatgaattgtagttttcttttccccagaaaaggccctttatattcaaatacttcaaatataataattcaaatactatatttacatcgaggggaccctctctacagaggccgccatgttttgttactttagtccagactggacaaactaaacaccttttcagattttatgacaactgaagctaccacaggttctttttcatgtttggcagggcagggtgaggtgaggggtgttcagctgcaacatgaaacttcaacattggatatcacaaaattcttcacactgaacctttaacattaaTAAGAtgttaaaacaagaaaacagtACAAGTCATCTTTCCTCTGTCCCTGTGAAGGTACAAGAAGTTGGCCCTGAGGTGGCACCCTGATAAAAACCCAGAGAACAAGGAGGATGCTGAAAAGAAGTTCAAGGAGCTGTCAGAGGCTTACGAAGTCTTGTCAGATGGTTCGTATCACAAGTGTCTGTACAAGTCTGCAAATGAACAGATACCATGGGACACACTGCAGAGTTAATGGAGTGAAGCTAATAGCATCAGTCTGAGGGCAGTAGAGCAGTTCTAATGAAGCACACGATTCCTTTTTCCTCTTCGGGGATCCTACTGGTTCTATTATTTGTTGAATTTGTTTGTTGCTATTAACACTTGGAAATGTTTCACTTTCCTCTTCCAGTAAATAAGAGGAGCATATATGATCGATATGGCAAAGAGGGACTGACGGGGAGTAATGGAGGAAGAGGTACATTTAATAAACTTACATAAAACTAACCAGTAACCAAAGTATTTTTTTGCTTCAAcctaaaagaaaatgtatatgaaACATGACATTCTACTAAATAAGGGAAAACGGTGACAGCAGAATTGACTTCCTCAGTTATATTGGGGGTTCCATCCAGTTTTTTCAAATTGACATGAGTTTTCCTAAACCTGTTTCAGGGGGTCACTTCCACAATGGAGATCATTTCCATGAACAATTCACATTCCGCAACCCAGAAGATGTCTTCAGGGAATTCTTCGGGGGCAGGGACCCATTTGCTGACTTTTTTGGTAAGTTGTTCAAACTGACATCACTAAATCTGTTTTCACTAAAAAGCAGATGTAGAGGAGTTTCAACCTGAAGCATAacctcctttcttttcctccctatTCCTTCAGGTGCAGATCCTTTCAGCGAGGATCCTTTTTTTGGCAGCAGCCGACAGCACCATAGTCGGGCAAATCGCAGCAGGGCAGGTGGCTCATTTTTTGGAGGCTTTGTTGGTTTCCCACCCTTTGGTGCTGGCTTCTCACATTTTGACCCTGGTAAGATGTGCCCAAGTGAAAAGAgaatatttacaaaaacatttttgccCTGAAAGCTCAGGAATGAACACAGCATCGTCATCTGCTTCAATGAGTCTTTCTCCTTTTCACCTCAGGCTTTGGTTCTTTTGGCTCCATGGGCACCATGGGTCATATGGGTCACATGGGTCAGATGGCAACAATGGGCAGTCTGGGAGGTGGAGGCTtcacctctttttcctcctcatcctttgggggaggaggtggaggagggatggGCAACTTCCGCTCTGTGTCCACTTCCACCAAGATCATCAACGGCAGAAAGATCACTACTAAAAGGTAGATAGACCCTGTAACAAAGTTTCCACAGCTAAATGAGTGTGGTTGTATTTCATGTGAAAGGATTCCGATACCAGGACATGCAGCAACATTTTGAGAATTCCATGTACAAGGATGAACACGACAAACTTAATTTGTCACTTTGTTGCATAAAGATACATTTGAAAGCGGGATATATCATGTTTGACTTCCTGCATGACCCCATGCCAAGCACATGCTGACAGTGCTGATGATGAGTTTAATGCTGAGCTGAGTCTCTTAATGTGATAAGTACTGAAACAGTTATTTAGTGTTTAATTGCTGTTGTTGCGTTAGGTTTTATGTATTTAgttttgtaaatgtgttaaGAGTTTTGCACTCCACTTgtacattgtttattttaaactgttaaAAGTTAATTAATCAAATTTCAACTTCCAATTAGCAACTTTGAACTTAGCAATTCAAAAAAGCTGTTCTTATTGTCGACCATCGTTTTGTGCTCCTTTAAAAGAAGGTATCGGTTCTGGCACCGTTCAGTCATCGTAACCGTTTCAAAAGTATTGATTTCGCAGAGGAATTGGCAAACAACCCAAGTGATACCCAACCTTAGTGGTGTGTTAGCAGTTCtgggttttatgtttttttgggACGTGGCTACAACACTGCTGTAGACAACATGACATATCCAAGCATTGTGGCTCTTCTTAAAGCTCCTACAGGGAACTTCATATTTGTTAATTTTGGTGCCTCCGTGGACTAAATGTTTTCAGGTACGAGAAATCCATACTTACAGATAATTATTGTGGGCAGATGGAACATCCCACTTCAGACAATACCAAGTGAATGTTTAGGGGCTTAAAGTTGACTGGAATATCAAACCACATCATtacacacagctgtttgcagAATGCATAGAGATGAGGTATTTTATCATAATTCTCATACTGATCTCATCCATCTTGACCTGGAGTTGTCGAGGAACAGGCTCGGGGGGCTGTTCTGTATGGGTTTCCTTTAGCCTAGCATTTAGCTAGTCGTTTCCCggcttctgtttcctctcccttCTCCTAAATGACTGCCGTAAATCGTTGTTTTGACCTTGCAGGTAATCCGTCCCAACCATTGAGAATAGTTTACAGAAAAAGCTAATTTTCTCCCTGATTGTCTCTTCTCTTATGTCATAAAGAGGCAGCATTATTAAAATAAGACATGTTCATAACCAGTTAAAACCTTTAGGGGCTTTAAAGAGTTCTGAGTTCTAcgtgtttaaataaagttattatggGACATTTGCTCAGTGAAGAAAAAACCTTTTTACTAGATTAATAAAGCCTGGTTCAAAGCTCTTCTCTTCCTTACCCTTTCCCCCCTGTGGTTCTTTCCTCCTACAGAATTGTGGAGAATGGTCAGGAgcgggtggaggtggaggaggacggGCACTTGCGGTCATTAACCATTAATGGTATGGAGCAGCCACTGCGACTGGAACACAAGTAAAGACCCTAACATCCTCTGCTGGAAGTGTTACCTCAGCACAAACATACCAATAAACTTGAGCTTcaactggaggaaaaaaagcaacaaaacaatgtAATGATAGTGCTCTACTATTGTTTGGATGTACATATTTAGGTTGTGTTTATTTCCCCTCATGTCCTCTCCCTGTTGACTCTCCTTTGTTAACAACAATTCAGATCAGAGGATTTGGATGCAGACCTTTCTATGCATTTTGTTAATGCATTTATGAATTGGAGCTGTCATTATATTTTAGCTCAGGGTGGTGTTATTGTTTCAGTGTTTGGGACCAGAGTATTGTTCTGTTGTActgtatagctgctttcagacatgcactgaactcctgagAACATACGGACATTCTTCGGAGGGGCTGTAtttgagaatgcaaatgtcagagtgagatcCCTTGGACCTGAAGTTTCTCCGGCCAGTCCCATTGTAAAAACTCAGCAGAATGTCCGAAGGAGCTGATgtaagaacgcagcaggagatcctctgcatcATTCACTACAAgtaagtgggtgtgttgatcacgcaacagaagcaaaaattaaagaagaaaaatatctgTGGATGAAAAAGTGTTCCATACACGTAGATGTCACCGACTAAGGTAGAGAGAATTCTGGGTGATAAGGGCGGGTGTTGATTTGctgtaaacaaatacacatgatCTCTTGTTGCGGAATTAATCTATTACATCCTGcttctgcctgctgcacctcccctcacctgaacactctggAGATTTTCGTGTTGTTTTGAACACGTCTGAGCCAAGAGTCCtagctgcgttgttcatgtgtgaaaggtaacCTCCGAAAGAAGGCCGGACCCAATTCTACGGACAttcctccagagttcatgtctgaaaatggcttataTGACTAGCCCCTCCCCCTTCCAGTACTTTGTGTATGCACTCCACTGGCATCTGTCTGTTTGCCATCAGCACACATGCTGTGTTCAGAAACAcgactttgttttttcatcttaatatctaaaaaaaaagttgatttgaTTTTCCAAGTGGATCAAGTAAATAATTGAAGCATCTTCCCTGTCTGTGTTTACTGCTTGTCTAACCTTTTCTtagtaataattattttttattaaaaaatacaatgcTGGTAGAATGAGTTATGCAATTTTATATGTTCTAATaccattgtttttttgtttatttaattatgcATGTACACCTGTTGATGTTGAGTCTTAATGTTAAAGCTGCATTATGATGCACAAATAAGGGAGAGCATTCTATTAATGATATATGAATACGGAAGGAATTTTGTGTACTTTGTAAACCAATAAATCGGagtttcatcctgttttcagGACACTGACATCAtggctgctctctgctctgttaGATAGTAAGTGAATTCACCAAACAGTCTAtgctctgacctttaacttacATTAGTAATGACCAAATTGTCAGTGCTCTCAGTTCAATTTGACTTCACTGTCTTAGATGAACataattttacaaaaacaaatcgATATTACAAGTGTGACTGTGAATGAATAAAGGCACAAAGCTGCAGTGCTACACAGTTCATTTGTGAAACATAGGCTCTCATTTGAGACCCCAGAGTTAGGAATAAGAGCTGAATTTTGCGTAACACTTTAACTTGCATTCAAATGCACTTCCTGATATTTTCCCAGAAAACATGGATGCATTGTTTCTGAATTTACATATGTTCCACAGTTTAACATCTGTTACTCAGCTCTCACAGCTCAGCTCAGTTTGAGTTGTTTATTTGGTGaaataaagacacatttattttgcataAATTCTCAAATACACAAAGGTGGTGCTCAAAAAGATAACTGaactttaaaattttaaataattaagtATAAAGCAAAACACACTTAAACCCTGGCATTGAATCTCCTTATAAattgtaataatgtgttttttgtcttttattgatCATGAGGACTTTCAACCATGTTTGATTTCCCAATTTGTTGTATATGTATAAACTCTTTCTCTgtgacaaaaatacaaataaagttatttcaaaagTAAAGGTGaacttattttctgttttgggccctgcagccaccaggggtccTGAATAAGCAAATCACTGTAAATTGAAGTCATGTCTGAATAATGATTTCTACatagaaaagttaaataaattgaaatggTAATTTTCAACTTCTGTAACATCAGTAAGAATCTTTTATCTAATATTGAAGTAAATTTGGCTGCTCCATTTTTAAGGAAGTAGGCTATTCAATGAATTCCACCACATCTCCCTACTGGAAAAGAATGCACTTTCGCACACTCACATCtgaatattatcattatatttagGTACACTGTTTATGTAATGAAGATACTTCCTGGCTTCTTTTTTAATGCTCTGGCTCCTTGAGTGGAGGAATCTCAACCTCTCAGCCACCCCTTAGTCTTACAAGGGATACAAAGCTGACTGTCATAGGCTGAGAAAACACGTCAATGAGGACTATTACTGGTACAGCCACACTTCTATACTGTATGTGACACATATTAGAATCAAGTTCAAACtaactgaaaaagaacaaagGTATCctttgaaagtgaaaaatctTAAGGTGCAGATGCATCAGTAATTTAGTCTGGAGGAGAAATGTAACGATCGCAACCAGTTTATGCTCCTAAGTGCATGAAATGGACGTGGCTGAGTGCTCCGATCAGCGGTGTCTGAGGCCTGTCTGCCAagttaaagaaaagaagagaggaatcCAGGTGGAAACAAACTGGAGCTGTCCTTGGTGCTGAACTCCTCAAGCCACTCACTCCActcactcccctctctctctctctccctctctctctctctctctctctccctccccccccacctctctctctcactctctttattCCTCCGGGCCACAGCCGGTTcacacttctctctctgtgctcactgtgtgtgtctcctcatgGCGCTCACCGCTGAGGCACTGCCTGGGACATTTCTCCTCCTGCGCTGATAGATTTTGTTTCTTGCCAGAATGTGGATCTCCAGTGGTCTGAGTGCTATCGGGGGGCTTCATGAATCAGCGGTTGAAGGGGAGGCAAAGCAGCTGAGATAACCTGGCAGGTACTATGGTGGGACCTCCTGGAAGTACCAGAGTTCGGCTTTTCCAAAATATCATCAGTTTGCATAGAGGTGAGCTACCTGTACATTATTTGACTTTACAGACTCTGGTGGGATTGTGATGATGGGCTGGAGACAGTAAAACAGACCTGAGCATGTTTTGTATTGGTCCACATATTCTTTCTACCCAGCCCACCTTGTAGCTGTTAGACTTACTGTGGACTAATCACGGGTTAAGCCTGAGTCCTTTTAATCTCTTGACAATGAATTAGAAATGAACGCTGTCCCGTTAGACCCTAATTCTGGATTCTATGTCCATCATTTAACTGACATCCACTGATGTAGGACTGACTATGTGACTGATTTGGTCTGGTTTGATAAAGAAAAGCAGTCAGCTTGTAAGCTTACACCCTTATTAATCTATTACTCAACCATTAATGGCAAATAAGTGAATCTTGGTTTAATATTCCCTCTGATATAAACTGTGCACTGAGTTGATTAgtctaaataaatgaaatgcaatTTTATTTTAGAAAGAAAGGACCGGATaagattgatttcttttttaccaGTGACGTAGCAGCTTGGTCCCTGACGTAGCCATGTGTCCTATGAGTGTCCCAGGAGGAGATAGACAGTCTATAATTAACTAAGGCAGACTTGAGCCAGGGGAGACGAAGCCTAATGCCACTACTGGGATTTTAACTCTATTACACAATCAGATAAAGGTCCCACAGTCAGAGGACTTCAAACGACAACATAAGCCTTTATGGACTGACAGGAGAAAGGCTTTCATTTGgatttcattctttaaaattGGTATTCATCATGACAAACATGCAGTttatgcactgtatgaatgtgtgtgtgaatggcaaaagtgtactgtaaagcactttgagtgatcatcaagactagaaaagttctatataaatacaaaccatttaaccCTTTATGTGCAGGGTGTTGGACCAGAGTTGGATTCTGACACTGAACAACAAATTGAAAATGGAGAGGAGactaataaatattttatttcattaaccCCATTGATTTAAAAGATAATTACACAGAGATGTTTTATTGATGATAtgcattcatacatacattgatcagccacaacattagaACTTAGTGTTTATAGTGCTCTGGTAAAAAatgcatcatattttatatCTTGTTTTTCCAGGCATGGATCTAACCAAGAGCTTAGTGGTCTGAGCACAGCCATTCGGTAGGCCTGCACAACCTTTCCTGGACCAATCCCCACCTTACCATCATTGGACTCACAAGCTACACACCTTCACACACTCGACCTCCTTAGTAAGACAGCAGCACCCACAGAGCAGAcatgacagacagagggagtTATAACACATCCAGAGCAAACCTCCGATCCACGGCACCACCTGTGCTCCCACCTGAGCCAATCGACATCATACGGATCAAGGCCCGCTCGAGGCGGGTCAGGCTTAATGTTGGAGGCCTCACACATGAAGTTCTATGGAGAACACTAGACCGGTTGCCAAGAACCCGTCTAGGACGACTGAGAGACTGCAACACCCATGAGTCATTGCTGGAGATTTGCGATGACTACAGCCTCACTGAGAATGAGTACTTTTTCGACCGGCACCCGGTGGCCTTCTCCTCCATCCTGAACTTCTACCGAACAGGGAAGCTGCACATGATGGAGGAGATGTGTGCCCTGTCCTTTGGCCAAGAGCTGGACTACTGGGGTATTGATGAAATCTACCTGGAGTCCTGCTGCCAAGCACGGTATCACCAGAAAAAGGAGCAGATgaatgaggagctgaggagggaggcagagacgCTAAGGGAGAaggatggagaagaggaggagcagggctGTTGTCCTGACAAACGACAGAAGCTCTGGGATCTCCTGGAGAAACCCGGCTCATCTGTGGCCGCAAAGGTAACAACAACTGTGCACACTTCTCTAAAATCAAGTTACAGTTACAATATCTCTAAGATCACCAGGGCCCGGTAGAACTACACTTTGAGGGAGAATGGCTGCAGGCTAGAGTAGGTTGAAATCATTTTAGGGTTCAAGAGAGTCATTATGCCAGTCCTTCATGTTACACATCAAAGTTAGTAGACTAGTCTTTTTTAGCTTGTGAAAACAGcaatattatttttcctttgtCCCTGGAGAAGCTTTCTAAAGTCTGACGCTGGTTATTTGTTAGTGATGTAATCTAAAGAAGGTAATCTGCAAGCAGCACTTAAGGCCCTCCCACTGTGCAAATTGGGGTTAGGTATGGCGAAGGGGAAGCGACCGGACACGGACCGACTGAAACTGACCTGTTTTCATATGTGTTTAGGCAACGCAGGAAGGATAAacgtgtcacttcctgtttgaacaTTTAATGTAAATCAAATGAAAGTTGTCATGTGAGGCCTACTTCCTGTTACCAGTAGGTGGCGTTATGACTATGACTTAATACAGACAAATAGAGCTGTTTCACTCACACTTTATGCAACTTTTAATCTGCATGGAATTAAAATGACACTCCCTGAATATGAAGTTGATCTGATGAAAGCTCTAGGAAgagtttgttaaaataaaaaatctgtaaaTCAGCCAAAATGGACAATTAATTCAAAATGGCTGACTTCTTGTTGGGTTtagcatatttgtgtgtgtaccgAATCAGTGAAACAAGATTGAGGGGCTGGCACTGTAGAGCCATTTTGCCACACCCATTTCAAACTACTCTAGAATCTGTACTTTTCTAccacttttgagttttttgacTTTTATGAGTTTTTCATATCAAGGCACTCAAAATTgcctcaataataataataaaaagaattgAAGCAATTCCCAAAATATAAGCCTTAACACTGGAGGTGTGGACCTTCATATTAAACTGCACAATGGGAAATGTTCCAGATATCACACATATAGATATCATTCATTtgaacaattttcttttcaaagttttccttttttggtGGTCcaaaaaaatttgaaatatgGGGTCAAATGGAAAAAGCCAGACTCCTCAGCTCTACTCAGACCAACAGCTATGAAATCACTATATTTGGTGATTCATAGCCTCCATACTTAGAAGATATGACAAACCTTTTTTAACCGTCTCTTGTTAGACCCTTCATTGAAGTGCAAAACTAAATCACATAAGTTCAccagttttaaaaaacatttcttcacatAGTAACAGAACTGAGGAAGCAGGGGGACTTCTTTTGagaacttttacttttgatattttttaatagatttaataacatttaaatacattttaatacctCGATACATCATAATTTCAGTTTTATCCTGCAAGTTCAAGTAAACCTATGTATGCACTTCATTATTGGACCAAATATGACACAGTGGAAGGAATAATTAGGCTCCTTTATAACTGTGAATGAAATGCATGTCCAAGTTCCAATACAACACAAACTTGATGATTTCCCACTGTGTAATACTCAAGTACTTATATTCAGTCCCagttatttttcaaaatgagtCTGGGTCAACCACTAAACTCCTGCTCTATGATTAACATCCTCCTGTAGATCCATGTAGAAACTTCAGGGGCCATAAGAGCTGTCTGTCTTCCTTCAATGCTCCATACTAACACAG from Paralichthys olivaceus isolate ysfri-2021 chromosome 16, ASM2471397v2, whole genome shotgun sequence includes these protein-coding regions:
- the LOC109646406 gene encoding dnaJ homolog subfamily B member 6-like isoform X1; the protein is MSYHNSNLVTSDLAWWTQCKIQATNQWFSTDSHFSAVLVYGGQKPFKATLCVTFVSSSLCFQVSHPLIMVEYYQVLGVRRDASADDIKKAYKKLALRWHPDKNPENKEDAEKKFKELSEAYEVLSDVNKRSIYDRYGKEGLTGSNGGRGGHFHNGDHFHEQFTFRNPEDVFREFFGGRDPFADFFGADPFSEDPFFGSSRQHHSRANRSRAGGSFFGGFVGFPPFGAGFSHFDPGFGSFGSMGTMGHMGHMGQMATMGSLGGGGFTSFSSSSFGGGGGGGMGNFRSVSTSTKIINGRKITTKRIVENGQERVEVEEDGHLRSLTINGMEQPLRLEHK
- the LOC109646406 gene encoding dnaJ homolog subfamily B member 6-like isoform X2, translated to MVEYYQVLGVRRDASADDIKKAYKKLALRWHPDKNPENKEDAEKKFKELSEAYEVLSDVNKRSIYDRYGKEGLTGSNGGRGGHFHNGDHFHEQFTFRNPEDVFREFFGGRDPFADFFGADPFSEDPFFGSSRQHHSRANRSRAGGSFFGGFVGFPPFGAGFSHFDPGFGSFGSMGTMGHMGHMGQMATMGSLGGGGFTSFSSSSFGGGGGGGMGNFRSVSTSTKIINGRKITTKRIVENGQERVEVEEDGHLRSLTINGMEQPLRLEHK